One Mycolicibacterium sarraceniae genomic window carries:
- the ipdE2 gene encoding acyl-CoA dehydrogenase IpdE2: MTSTEERQMLRDTVAALIDKHAAPAAVREAMESERGYDEALWTKLCEQVGVAALVVPEELGGAGGELADAAAVLEELGRGLVPTPLLGTTLAELALLSALENGGEPDTDTLEGLAAGEAIGAVVFDPGYVVNGDVADVVVAVDGDSLVRWSDVTAGALATMDPTRRLARLTPGSTTVIGTDPGLADTAAILLAAEQIGAAARCLELTVEYTKERVQFGRPIGSFQALKHRMADLYVAVQSARAVVADAIADPTPVNAALARLAATEAFTKVAGEAIQMHGGIAITWEHDIQLYFKRAHGSAQLLGSVSDQLRQLESEVL; encoded by the coding sequence CATCGACCGAAGAACGGCAGATGCTGCGTGACACCGTCGCGGCACTGATCGACAAGCACGCCGCACCGGCCGCCGTACGCGAAGCGATGGAGTCCGAGCGCGGCTACGACGAAGCGTTGTGGACGAAGCTCTGCGAGCAGGTCGGTGTGGCCGCCCTGGTGGTCCCCGAGGAACTCGGCGGCGCCGGCGGTGAATTGGCCGATGCCGCAGCGGTTCTCGAAGAGCTGGGCCGCGGCCTGGTTCCCACGCCGCTGCTCGGCACCACGCTGGCCGAGCTGGCGCTGCTCTCCGCCTTGGAAAATGGGGGGGAGCCCGATACCGACACCCTCGAGGGGCTGGCCGCCGGCGAGGCCATCGGCGCAGTGGTCTTCGATCCCGGTTACGTCGTCAATGGCGATGTCGCCGACGTGGTGGTTGCTGTCGACGGTGACTCGCTGGTCCGGTGGAGTGATGTCACTGCCGGGGCTTTGGCGACCATGGACCCGACCCGTCGGCTGGCCCGCCTCACCCCCGGCTCGACCACGGTGATCGGCACCGATCCCGGACTGGCCGACACTGCCGCGATCCTGCTCGCGGCCGAGCAGATCGGCGCCGCAGCGCGGTGCCTGGAACTCACCGTCGAATACACCAAGGAACGCGTGCAATTCGGCCGGCCGATCGGCAGCTTTCAGGCGCTCAAGCACCGGATGGCCGACCTGTACGTCGCCGTCCAATCAGCGCGCGCCGTCGTGGCCGACGCCATCGCGGATCCCACGCCGGTGAACGCCGCGCTGGCGCGCCTGGCTGCCACCGAAGCGTTCACCAAGGTCGCAGGCGAGGCCATCCAGATGCACGGCGGCATCGCGATCACCTGGGAACACGACATCCAGCTGTACTTCAAGCGGGCACACGGCAGCGCTCAGTTATTGGGTTCGGTGTCCGATCAACTCCGCCAGCTCGAATCCGAAGTGCTCTAA
- a CDS encoding pyridoxal phosphate-dependent aminotransferase — MNNRVALRAGIPPFYVMDVWLAAAERQRTHGDLVNLSAGQPSVGAPEPVRAAAAAALEAKQLGYTVALGIPELREAIAGSYASRYGLDVSADDVVVTTGSSGGFLLAFLACFDVGDRVAIASPGYPCYRNILSALGCEVVEIPCGPETRFQPTVQMLAELDPPVQGVIVASPANPTGTVIPPQELAAIASWCDATGARLISDEVYHGLVYLGAPETSCAWQTSRNAVVVNSFSKYFAMTGWRLGWLLVPKELRRAVDCLTGNFTICPPVLPQFAGVAAFTPDAIAEAEGHLHHYGANRETLLAGLRQVGISRLAPTDGAFYVYADVSDFTSDSLTFCEKLLADTGLAIAPGIDFDPARGGSFVRLSFAGPSSDIDEALRRLGPWLAR, encoded by the coding sequence GTGAACAACCGCGTTGCTCTGCGAGCCGGCATCCCGCCGTTCTATGTGATGGACGTCTGGCTGGCCGCCGCCGAGCGCCAGCGCACCCACGGCGACCTGGTGAACCTGTCGGCCGGCCAGCCCAGCGTCGGTGCCCCGGAGCCGGTGCGAGCGGCTGCGGCGGCCGCACTGGAGGCTAAGCAGCTCGGCTACACCGTCGCGCTTGGCATCCCGGAGCTACGAGAGGCGATCGCCGGGTCCTACGCCAGCCGCTACGGTCTGGACGTCAGCGCCGATGACGTGGTGGTGACCACCGGGTCCTCGGGTGGCTTCCTGCTGGCGTTCCTGGCGTGTTTCGACGTCGGCGACCGGGTGGCCATCGCCAGCCCGGGCTACCCCTGTTACCGCAACATCCTGTCCGCACTGGGCTGTGAAGTGGTGGAGATCCCGTGCGGACCCGAAACCCGATTCCAGCCCACCGTGCAGATGCTGGCCGAGCTGGATCCACCGGTGCAGGGCGTGATCGTGGCCAGCCCCGCCAATCCCACCGGCACGGTGATCCCGCCGCAGGAGCTCGCGGCGATAGCATCCTGGTGCGATGCGACCGGAGCGCGGCTCATCAGCGACGAGGTATATCACGGGCTGGTCTATCTCGGAGCACCCGAGACGTCGTGCGCGTGGCAGACGTCACGCAATGCCGTTGTGGTGAACAGTTTTTCGAAGTATTTCGCGATGACGGGCTGGCGGCTGGGCTGGTTGTTGGTGCCCAAGGAACTGCGGCGCGCAGTGGACTGCCTGACCGGAAACTTCACCATCTGCCCGCCAGTGCTCCCGCAATTCGCGGGCGTGGCGGCGTTCACCCCGGATGCGATAGCCGAGGCCGAGGGCCACCTGCACCACTACGGCGCCAACCGGGAGACGCTGCTGGCCGGTCTGCGCCAGGTCGGCATCAGCCGCCTGGCGCCCACCGACGGGGCGTTCTACGTCTACGCCGACGTCTCCGACTTCACCTCGGACTCGTTGACGTTCTGCGAGAAGCTCTTGGCCGACACCGGATTGGCGATCGCCCCGGGGATCGACTTCGACCCCGCCCGCGGCGGGTCGTTCGTCCGGCTGTCGTTCGCCGGACCGTCCAGCGATATCGACGAAGCGCTGCGCCGCCTCGGGCCCTGGCTGGCGCGCTAG
- the hsaB gene encoding 3-hydroxy-9,10-secoandrosta-1,3,5(10)-triene-9,17-dione monooxygenase reductase subunit, translating into MSAAEIDPRTFRHVLGQFCTGITIITTIHDDAPVGFACQSFAALSLEPPLVLFCPTKLSRSWAAIEASGKFCVNVLHENQQHVSARFGSREPDKFAGIDWSPSRLGSPVIDGTLAHIDCTVHSVHDGGDHFVVFGAVHSLSEVPKKKPRPLLFYRGEYTGIEPDKNTPAQWRDDLDAFLTATTPDTWL; encoded by the coding sequence ATGTCCGCGGCCGAGATCGACCCTCGCACGTTCCGACACGTGCTGGGCCAGTTCTGCACCGGCATCACGATCATCACGACGATCCACGACGACGCTCCGGTCGGGTTCGCCTGTCAGTCGTTCGCGGCGCTGTCGCTTGAGCCTCCGCTGGTGTTGTTCTGCCCGACCAAGCTGTCGCGATCCTGGGCGGCTATCGAGGCCAGCGGAAAGTTCTGCGTTAACGTCCTGCACGAGAATCAGCAGCATGTGTCAGCCCGTTTCGGCTCGAGGGAACCGGATAAGTTCGCCGGAATCGACTGGAGCCCAAGCAGACTCGGCTCACCGGTGATCGACGGAACGCTGGCCCACATCGACTGCACGGTGCATTCGGTGCATGACGGCGGTGACCACTTCGTGGTGTTCGGCGCGGTGCACTCGCTGTCCGAGGTGCCGAAGAAGAAGCCGCGCCCGCTGCTGTTCTATCGGGGCGAGTACACCGGTATCGAGCCGGACAAGAACACCCCGGCGCAGTGGCGCGACGATCTCGACGCCTTCCTCACCGCCACCACTCCCGACACCTGGTTGTAG
- the hsaC gene encoding iron-dependent extradiol dioxygenase HsaC, producing the protein MTLKALGYMRIEATDVGAWRDFGTKVLGMVEGDGAIADALYLRMDEFAARLVIVPGEQDRLLVSGWEVADAPALQGLRETLAKAGVDFVEGTREEKSERRVEGLIRFSDPAGNVLEAFHGAQYLGRRFVSPYGHKFVTAEQGLGHVVLTCDDDAAAQAFYQDVLGFRLRDSMSLPPQIAGRPADADPVWLRFYGCNPRHHALAFMPMPNPTGIVHLMVEVENSDDVGLCLDRANRRKVKMSATLGRHTNDKMLSFYMKTPGGFDVEFGCEGLEVDDDGWIARESTAVSLWGHDFSVGFK; encoded by the coding sequence GGTGCTCGGGATGGTGGAGGGCGACGGGGCCATCGCCGATGCGCTCTATCTACGCATGGACGAATTCGCCGCCCGCTTGGTGATCGTGCCGGGCGAACAGGACCGGCTGCTGGTCTCCGGCTGGGAGGTCGCCGATGCGCCCGCGCTGCAGGGCCTGCGCGAGACCCTGGCCAAGGCGGGCGTCGACTTCGTCGAAGGCACCCGTGAGGAGAAGTCCGAGCGGCGGGTCGAGGGTCTGATCCGGTTCTCGGATCCGGCCGGCAACGTTCTTGAGGCGTTCCACGGTGCGCAGTACCTGGGCCGCCGGTTCGTCAGCCCGTACGGCCACAAGTTCGTCACCGCCGAACAGGGCCTCGGGCACGTCGTGCTGACGTGCGACGATGATGCTGCCGCCCAGGCGTTCTATCAGGATGTGCTCGGCTTCCGGTTGCGGGATTCGATGAGCCTGCCCCCGCAGATCGCCGGCCGGCCGGCCGACGCCGATCCGGTTTGGCTGCGGTTCTACGGCTGCAACCCGCGGCACCACGCGCTGGCGTTCATGCCGATGCCCAATCCGACCGGCATCGTGCACCTCATGGTCGAGGTGGAGAACTCCGATGACGTCGGGCTGTGCCTGGATCGTGCCAACCGCCGCAAGGTGAAGATGTCGGCGACGCTTGGCCGGCACACCAACGACAAGATGCTGTCGTTCTATATGAAGACCCCCGGCGGCTTCGACGTCGAATTCGGTTGCGAGGGGCTCGAAGTGGACGATGACGGTTGGATCGCCCGGGAGAGCACCGCGGTCAGCCTCTGGGGCCACGACTTCTCCGTCGGATTCAAGTAG